One window of the Bos indicus isolate NIAB-ARS_2022 breed Sahiwal x Tharparkar chromosome 15, NIAB-ARS_B.indTharparkar_mat_pri_1.0, whole genome shotgun sequence genome contains the following:
- the LOC139176141 gene encoding olfactory receptor 4C13-like has protein sequence MPPHNVTKFVLLGLTQNPHLQKILFIVLPIFLFTVLAKLLMVITISLSPTLSAPMYFFLNHLSFLDASLTSVTTPKFIIYLLYQRTTISWGACLTQLFMEVTILTVMAYDHYVAICKPLHYTAIMQQGLCQLQVVVVWTAGILRATVQVLFTMDLTFCGPNIIDHFMCDFFSLLELACSDTYSLGMVVAANTGGMCLLIFSMLLISYIVILISLKSHGSEGRCKALSTCGAHFTVVVMSFVSCIFTYTRPVAVYPADKWVAVFFAILTPMFNPIIYTVRNIEVKNAIRSLLKRGVI, from the coding sequence ATGCCTCCTCACAACGTGACCAAATTTGTTCTCCTGGGACTCACACAGAATCCACACTTGCAGAAAATACTCTTCATTGTTTTGCCCATTTTCCTATTCACGGTGCTGGCCAAGCTGCTCATGGTCATCACCATCTCCCTCAGCCCCACACTTTCtgcccccatgtacttcttcctcaatCACTTGTCCTTCCTAGATGCCTCTTTGACCTCTGTCACCACCCCCAAATTCATCATTTACCTGCTGTACCAAAGGACAACCATCTCCTGGGGTGCCTGCCTGACTCAGCTCTTTATGGAGGTCACCATCCTCACTGTCATGGCCTATGAccactatgtggccatctgcaagcctctGCACTACACGGCCATCATGCAACAGGGGCTCTGCCAGCTCCAGGTGGTGGTGGTCTGGACTGCGGGGATCCTGCGTGCCACTGTACAGGTTCTTTTCACCATGGACTTGACCTTCTGTGGTCCCAACATCATTGATCACTTCATGTGTGATTTCTTCTCACTGTTGGAACTTGCCTGCAGCGACACCTACAGTCTGGGAATGGTGGTGGCAGCTAACACAGGGGGGatgtgtttgcttattttttccatGCTCCTCATCTCCTACATAGTCATCCTGATCTCCCTGAAATCCCATGGCTCTGAAGGACGATGCAAAGCCCTTTCTACATGTGGTGCCCACTTCACAGTAGTGGTAATGTCTTTTGTCTCTTGTATATTCACTTACACACGTCCTGTGGCTGTTTACCCTGCAGACAAGTGGGTGGCCGTATTCTTTGCAATCCTCACTCCTATGTTTAATCCTATTATTTACACAGTGAGAAACATAGAGGTGAAAAATGCCATAAGGAGTTTATTGAAGAGGGGAGTAATTTAG